From a region of the Takifugu rubripes unplaced genomic scaffold, fTakRub1.2, whole genome shotgun sequence genome:
- the LOC115248426 gene encoding sequestosome-1-like isoform X2 translates to MSVTVKAYLLGKDEVVKEVRRFAVDQDVSSSFEYLCRKTAEIFNNLKNSGFNMFYKDEDGDLVAFSSDDELLMGLACMKDSTFRIFIKEKKEHRRDFPLHAFPPFGFGHPPPPPGAHHTLPHPMAPPQVLHPNVTCDGCEGPVVGTRFKCSVCPNYDLCSACQARGMHTEHVLLPIWHPLQWFPRGKWMKWMRHCMWNQNQSQNVSQSQSQSQAPDQPPASTPAAESSLPSDSQANVDFLKNIGEGVAAMLSPLGIDVDIDVEHEGQRAKVVPPLQNERGEEDLGGGANDGGGVKTDCSTSVGTQGNRDSDEEWTHLSPKEVDPSTGELQSLQAQSLPSGGQQHPTGLKEAALYPHLPDEADPRLVESLAQMLSMGFTDEGGWLTRLLQAKNYDIGAALDAIQYARQPNPQQP, encoded by the exons ATGTCGGTGACAGTGAAGGCCTACCTGCTGGGGAAGGACGAGGTGGTCAAGGAGGTCCGGAGGTTTGCGGTGGACCAGGACGTCTCATCCAGCTTTGAGTACCTCTGCCGGAAGACCGCAGAGATCTTTAACAACCTGAAAAACAGCGGATTTAACATGTTCTACAAAG atgaagatggagaccTGGTTGCATTTTCCTCTGACGATGAACTTCTGATGGGACTGGCCTGCATGAAGGACTCCACCTTCCGCATCTTTATCAAAG AGAAGAAGGAGCACCGTCGAGACTTCCCTCTTCATGCCTTCCCTCCTTTCGGGTTTGgccaccctcctcccccacccggAGCTCATCATACTCTGCCGCACCCAATGGCCCCTCCCCAGGTGCTGCACCCTAATGTCACCTGTGACGGCTGCGAGGGGCCTGTTGTTGGAACTCGTTTCAAGTGTTCAGTCTGTCCAAACTACGATCTTTGCTCTGCCTGCCAGGCTAGAGGGATGCACACTGAGCACGTTCTGCTGCCTATCTGGCACCCGCTGCAG TGGTTTCCACGTGGGAAGTGGATGAAGTGGATgagacactgcatgtggaatcAGAACCAGTCTCAGAATgtgagccagagccagagccagagccaggcCCCTGATCAGCCTCCAGCTTCTACACCTGCTGCTGAGAGCAGTCTCCCCTCTG ACTCCCAGGCTAATGTGGATTTCCTGAAGAATATTGGTGAGGGCGTGGCAGCCATGCTGAGTCCACTGG GTATTGATGTGGACATTGATGTGGAACACGAGGGCCAGCGGGCTAAGGTGGTACCACCCCTTCAGAATGAGAGGGGTGAGGAAGACCTGGGGGGTGGAGCCAATGATGGGGGTGGAGTCAAGACTGACTGTAGCACCAGTGTGGGAACACAA GGAAACAGGGACTCTGATGAGGAGTGGACCCACCTGAGCCCCAAAGAGGTTGATCCTTCTACTGGAGAGCTGCAGTCACTGCAGGCCCAGAGTCTGCCTTCAGGTGGACAGCAACATCCAACAGGTCTAAAGGAGGCAGCTTTATACCCCCACCTTCCAGACG AGGCAGATCCTCGTCTAGTAGAGTCTTTGGCTCAGATGCTGTCAATGGGCTTCACAGATGAAGGCGGTTGGTTGACGCGTCTTCTGCAAGCCAAAAACTATGACATTGGCGCCGCCCTTGATGCCATCCAGTACGCCAGACAACCGAACCCCCAACAGCCCTGA
- the LOC115248426 gene encoding sequestosome-1-like isoform X1, with protein sequence MSVTVKAYLLGKDEVVKEVRRFAVDQDVSSSFEYLCRKTAEIFNNLKNSGFNMFYKDEDGDLVAFSSDDELLMGLACMKDSTFRIFIKEKKEHRRDFPLHAFPPFGFGHPPPPPGAHHTLPHPMAPPQVLHPNVTCDGCEGPVVGTRFKCSVCPNYDLCSACQARGMHTEHVLLPIWHPLQWFPRGKWMKWMRHCMWNQNQSQNVSQSQSQSQAPDQPPASTPAAESSLPSDSQANVDFLKNIGEGVAAMLSPLGIDVDIDVEHEGQRAKVVPPLQNERGEEDLGGGANDGGGVKTDCSTSVGTQQGNRDSDEEWTHLSPKEVDPSTGELQSLQAQSLPSGGQQHPTGLKEAALYPHLPDEADPRLVESLAQMLSMGFTDEGGWLTRLLQAKNYDIGAALDAIQYARQPNPQQP encoded by the exons ATGTCGGTGACAGTGAAGGCCTACCTGCTGGGGAAGGACGAGGTGGTCAAGGAGGTCCGGAGGTTTGCGGTGGACCAGGACGTCTCATCCAGCTTTGAGTACCTCTGCCGGAAGACCGCAGAGATCTTTAACAACCTGAAAAACAGCGGATTTAACATGTTCTACAAAG atgaagatggagaccTGGTTGCATTTTCCTCTGACGATGAACTTCTGATGGGACTGGCCTGCATGAAGGACTCCACCTTCCGCATCTTTATCAAAG AGAAGAAGGAGCACCGTCGAGACTTCCCTCTTCATGCCTTCCCTCCTTTCGGGTTTGgccaccctcctcccccacccggAGCTCATCATACTCTGCCGCACCCAATGGCCCCTCCCCAGGTGCTGCACCCTAATGTCACCTGTGACGGCTGCGAGGGGCCTGTTGTTGGAACTCGTTTCAAGTGTTCAGTCTGTCCAAACTACGATCTTTGCTCTGCCTGCCAGGCTAGAGGGATGCACACTGAGCACGTTCTGCTGCCTATCTGGCACCCGCTGCAG TGGTTTCCACGTGGGAAGTGGATGAAGTGGATgagacactgcatgtggaatcAGAACCAGTCTCAGAATgtgagccagagccagagccagagccaggcCCCTGATCAGCCTCCAGCTTCTACACCTGCTGCTGAGAGCAGTCTCCCCTCTG ACTCCCAGGCTAATGTGGATTTCCTGAAGAATATTGGTGAGGGCGTGGCAGCCATGCTGAGTCCACTGG GTATTGATGTGGACATTGATGTGGAACACGAGGGCCAGCGGGCTAAGGTGGTACCACCCCTTCAGAATGAGAGGGGTGAGGAAGACCTGGGGGGTGGAGCCAATGATGGGGGTGGAGTCAAGACTGACTGTAGCACCAGTGTGGGAACACAA CAGGGAAACAGGGACTCTGATGAGGAGTGGACCCACCTGAGCCCCAAAGAGGTTGATCCTTCTACTGGAGAGCTGCAGTCACTGCAGGCCCAGAGTCTGCCTTCAGGTGGACAGCAACATCCAACAGGTCTAAAGGAGGCAGCTTTATACCCCCACCTTCCAGACG AGGCAGATCCTCGTCTAGTAGAGTCTTTGGCTCAGATGCTGTCAATGGGCTTCACAGATGAAGGCGGTTGGTTGACGCGTCTTCTGCAAGCCAAAAACTATGACATTGGCGCCGCCCTTGATGCCATCCAGTACGCCAGACAACCGAACCCCCAACAGCCCTGA
- the LOC115248428 gene encoding cell wall protein AWA1-like: MGLGVIMGSRWRQMEKMLRSKERKREEVVLEEQEDRPAGAHLHRKRRREESTPEQSDGPKLKKTETCAASKDWTGTSTPSVTGTSVTGTSTPSVTRTSVTGTSTPSVTRTSTPSVTGTSTPSVTGTSVTGTSTPSVTGTSNPSVTGTSVTRTSTPSVTGTSNPSVTGTSTPSVTGTSVTRTSVTGTSVGSSPGSRWAPFLTWNCVVEHKEEACGSGTSQWSCSSGGWTRSHTSSLRGVSIFDTGEDFDEFLPADH; the protein is encoded by the exons ATGGGTTTaggggtcatcatgg gaagcagatggaggcaAATGGAGAAGATGTTGAGgagcaaagagagaaaaag AGAGGAGGTggtgttggaggagcaggaggacagacCGGCTGGTGCGCACCTCCACAG gaagaggaggagagaggagtccaCACCTGAGCAG TCAGACGGGCCCAAGctcaaaaaaacagaaacttgtgCGGCCAGCAAGGACTGGACCGGAACCAGTACCCCCAGTGTGACCGGGACCAGTGTGACCGGGACCAGTACCCCCAGTGTGACCAGGACCAGTGTGACCGGGACCAGTACCCCCAGTGTGACCAGGACCAGTACTCCCAGTGTGACCGGGACCAGTACCCCCAGTGTGACCGGGACTAGTGTGACCGGGACCAGTACCCCCAGTGTGACCGGGACCAGTAACCCCAGTGTGACCGGGACCAGTGTGACCAGGACCAGTACTCCCAGTGTGACCGGGACCAGTAACCCCAGTGTGACCGGGACCAGTACCCCCAGTGTGACTGGGACCAGTGTGACCAGGACCAGTGTGACCGGGACCAGTGTGGGATCCAGTCCGGGGAGTCGCTGGGCTCCTTTCCTCACTTGGAACTGCGTGGTAGAGCATAAGGAGGAGGCCTGTGGCAGTGGGACGAGCCAGTggtcctgctcctctggtggcTGGACTCGGTCCCACACGTCCTCACTTCGTGGTGTCTCCATCTTTGACACTGGGGAAGACTTTGATGAATTTCTTCCAGCTGATCACTGA